From a region of the Desulfuromonas sp. KJ2020 genome:
- a CDS encoding DUF1778 domain-containing protein: MAAKVETRISARVPEHVYETLTRAAELCGATMNQFLVQSALDRARTVIEEESLIRLDAEAARRFFDAIENPPAPNEKLLAAFRTHKERL, translated from the coding sequence ATGGCGGCAAAAGTCGAAACACGCATTTCAGCACGAGTCCCCGAGCACGTTTACGAGACTCTTACCCGCGCGGCCGAGTTGTGCGGTGCGACGATGAATCAATTTCTGGTTCAATCTGCACTCGATCGAGCGCGTACAGTGATCGAAGAGGAGAGCCTTATTCGCTTGGACGCGGAGGCAGCAAGGCGGTTTTTCGACGCGATTGAGAACCCGCCAGCGCCGAACGAGAAATTGCTGGCGGCCTTCCGCACTCATAAGGAGCGGCTATAA
- a CDS encoding NAD-dependent epimerase/dehydratase family protein, which translates to MFQLDGKRIFITGIAGFLGSHIADRCLAEGYRVSGCDNLTGGYLDNVPTGAGFHQIDCNDFAPLAALMKDVDIVYHCAATAYEGLSVFSPHLVTRNVVTATSGVVSSAAAGGVKRFVLCSSMARYGTNKVPFTEDMVPAPQDPYGIAKWCAERLLANIAETHGMEWMVAVPHNIIGPRQRYDDPYRNVAAIFINLMLQGRQPYIYGDGNQRRCFSFVSDVVDPLLRMATDDRCVHEVINIGPDDEFVTINELAATIARLLDFDLKPNRIDSRPQEVFFANCSADKARRLLDYQPKVKLEEGLAVMIDWIKSRGPRPFLHNVELEIDGPLAPKTWSKKIL; encoded by the coding sequence TTTTAGGGAGTCATATTGCGGACAGGTGTCTGGCTGAAGGGTACCGTGTTTCGGGATGTGACAACCTGACGGGTGGCTACCTTGACAATGTTCCGACTGGCGCGGGGTTTCATCAAATCGACTGCAATGATTTTGCGCCACTGGCCGCCTTGATGAAAGACGTCGACATTGTCTACCATTGCGCTGCCACCGCCTATGAAGGCCTCTCCGTATTCAGCCCCCATCTGGTCACCCGGAACGTTGTCACGGCGACCAGTGGCGTTGTTTCCTCGGCAGCGGCCGGAGGTGTGAAGCGCTTCGTGCTCTGTTCGTCCATGGCCAGGTACGGCACGAATAAGGTTCCGTTTACCGAGGATATGGTGCCGGCTCCTCAGGATCCCTACGGCATCGCCAAATGGTGTGCGGAACGGCTGCTGGCCAATATTGCCGAAACCCACGGGATGGAGTGGATGGTGGCGGTTCCCCACAATATCATCGGGCCGCGGCAGCGCTACGACGATCCTTATCGTAACGTGGCCGCTATTTTCATCAACCTGATGCTGCAGGGACGTCAACCCTATATCTACGGGGACGGCAATCAGAGACGCTGCTTCAGCTTTGTCTCCGACGTGGTCGATCCCCTTCTGCGGATGGCCACCGACGACCGCTGTGTCCATGAGGTCATCAATATCGGCCCCGACGATGAGTTTGTGACCATCAACGAATTAGCCGCCACTATTGCCAGACTGCTCGATTTTGATCTGAAACCGAACCGGATCGATAGCCGTCCCCAGGAGGTTTTCTTTGCCAACTGCTCCGCCGACAAAGCCCGGCGACTCCTCGATTACCAGCCGAAGGTGAAACTCGAAGAGGGATTGGCCGTGATGATCGACTGGATAAAATCTCGCGGCCCCCGCCCCTTTTTACACAATGTGGAGCTGGAAATAGACGGGCCGCTCGCGCCGAAGACCTGGTCAAAGAAGATCCTGTGA